The Marinomonas profundi DNA segment GTGGTGACCTTCAACCAAGTCACCGACGTGCAAGTCTTGCATGACAAAGGCAAGATGATCCCAGGCGATTGGAAAGAGCAATTCCCTAATGCCAGCTCGCCTTACTATTCAACGATTGCCTTCCTTGTTCGTAAGGGCAATCCTAAAAACATTCAAAACTGGGGCGATTTAGCGGCGCAAGATGTGGCTTTGGTATTTCCTAACCCAAAAACCTCTGGCAACGGTCGCTATACTTTCCTAGCCGCTCAGGGTTATGCACAAAAAACCTTCGGTAAAAACAACGAAGCACAAGTCGACGATTTCCTAGGCACGTTTCTGAAAAACGTCTCTGTGTTTGATACCGGCGGTCGTGGCGCGACGACAACCTTCGTTGAGCGTGGTATCGGTGATGTATTGATTACGTTTGAGTCCGAAGTAAACAACATCCGTAACCAATACGGTGCCGATAACTACGAAGTCGTGGTACCAAAAACCTCTATCTTGGCGGAATTTCCCGTGGCCGTGGTTGAGAAAAATGTTAAAAAGAACGGCACCGAAGACGTGTCTCGTGAATACCTGAGCTACTTGTACAGCGAAGCATCCCAGCGTCTATTAGCGGGTTTTAACTACCGTGTTCACAACGATGTAGTGAAAAAAGAATTCGCAGACACCTTCCCTGAAGTAGATTTGTTAACCGTCGAAAATATTGCTGGCGGCTGGCCACAAGCGACTAAAGACATCTTCACTAATGGTGGTAAACTAGACCGACTTCAGCGTCGCTAATATCAAAACAGATAACAACTAGCCGGATACGCTTGCGTGTTCGGCTTTTCTGTCTTTAATTTTCTGTCTTTAAAGTCACTAGCGCCTTCATTGCAACACTGTTATCGAGACCATAAACATGGCAACACATTTAAGCGCGGCCGACACGCGACCTCGCCATAAGCGAGTCTTGCCCGGACTCAGTTTAAGCTTGGGAACCTCTCTGCTGTTTATCAGTTTGATTCTGCTCCTGCCCATGACAGGGCTGATCATGCAATCTGTCGATATGGGTTGGGACAGATATTGGCAAGTAATCAGCGATGAACGTGTGGTCGCCAGTTACAAGGTCACCCTATGGGCGGCGTTATTGGCGTCTATTTTTAACGGTTTCTTTGGTCTATTGCTCGCGTGGGTTTTAGTCCGTTATGAATTCCCCGGACGTCGCATTTTAGACGCGTTAGTGGATTTGCCCTTTGCGTTACCAACCGCGGTTGCCGGTATTACCTTAGCCACCTTGTACGCACAAAACGGCTGGTACGGTGACATACTCGAAAGCCTAGGGCTCAAAGTCGCTTATACGCCGTGGGGCATTGTGCTTGCCATGGCCTTCACCAGTATTCCCTTTGTGGTCAGAACCGTGCAACCGGTTTTGGAAGAGCTGTCCCCCGAAGAAGAGGAAGCGGGTATGACTTTAGGCGCGTCCGATTGGTCGGTGTTTCGTCGGGTGATTTTTCCGGCCTTGTGGCCAGCCTTGATGACGGGCATTGCCTTGTCGTTTACCCGTAGCTTAGGCGAATTTGGCGCGGTCATTTTCATCGCGGGCAACATGCCTTACGTCAGTGAAATTACTTCCTTGATGATTTTTGTCAGCTTACAAGAATTTGATTTTGCGGCGGCCAGCGCCATTGCGTCCGTTGTCTTAATGGCGTCCTTGGTACTGCTGTTCGCGATTAACCTCTGGCAAGCACGGTATTTACGCCGTCTTCATGGACGCAGTTAGGAAGAGATTATGTCATCTACGAAAAACGTATCTAGCCAGCTAAGAGTCGGCGACAGCCCTTGGGTAAAATGGTCGCTCATTGGCATTACCCTGTTTCTGACGGCCATTTTGTTAGTGGTGCCACTCATTGCCATCTTTCAACAAGCCTTTATGGAAGGCGCGGCGCATTACTTTAGCAGTTTAATCGAAGCCGACACCTTGCACGCCATAGGATTAACACTGCTCGTTGTGCTTCTAACCGTGCCCATTAACTTGGTTTTCGGCGTCATGCTGGCGTGGGCTGTGACCCGCTTTGAATTCCCCGGCCGTAAATTATTAATGACCCTGATGGACATTCCGTTTGCGGTATCGCCTGTGGTGGCGGGTCTGCTTTACCTTTTGCTGTACGGCAACAACGGTTGGATCGGCTCATGGCTATATGACCAAGACATCCAGCTGATGTTCGCGTGGCCCGGCATTGTCATGGTGACGGTGTTTGTCACTTGTCCGTTTGTGGCGCGTGAATTAATCCCCTTGATGCAACAACAAGGTCGAGAAGACGAAGAAGCCGCCGTAATTTTAGGCGCGTCTGGCTGGCAATTGTTCCGCCGCGTTACCTTGCCGAATATCAAATGGGCGCTGATTTATGGGGTGATTCTCACCAATGCTCGAGCGGTGGGGGAATTCGGTGCTGTGTCTGTGGTGTCCGGTAATATTCGTGGTGAAACCAACACCTTGCCATTATTGGTGCAAGCGCAATATGAAGACTATCAAGCGGCAGCGGCCTTTGCCAGTGCGTCTCTACTAGCCATGCTCGCTTTACTAACCTTGCTGCTTAAAGCCTTCATCGAATGGCGTCTGGAACGCAGTTTAAAAATTGAAGCTGAAAAAGAAAAACAGGTGACACAATGAGTATTTTGATTGAAAACATCTCCAAGAAATTTGGCCACTTTCAAGCCTTGTCACCTTTGTCATTGGATATTAACGAAGGCGAAATGATTGGCTTACTGGGGCCGTCCGGCTCGGGCAAAACCACCCTATTGCGTATTATCGCGGGGCTTGAAGGCGCCGATACAGGACGCATTCAATTTGGTGACCGAGACGTGACCAACTTACACGTGCGCGATCGACGCGTAGGCTTTGTGTTCCAAAACTACGCCTTGTTCCGCCACATGACAGTGGCTGACAACGTAGCCTTTGGCCTAGAAGTCTTGCCTCGTAAAGAGCGGCCCAGCGCCACTGAAATCAAAACACGGGTGATGCATTTATTGGAAATGGTGCAGCTTGAGCACCTTGCCAACCGTTTTCCATCCCAGCTTTCTGGCGGGCAAAAACAACGTATCGCCTTGGCGCGTGCTTTGGCGACACAGCCCGAAGTCTTGTTGCTAGACGAACCCTTCGGCGCCTTGGATGCCAAGGTGCGCAAAGAACTGCGTCGCTGGTTGCGTGGCTTACACGATGAACTTGGCTTCACCAGTGTCTTTGTCACCCACGACCAAGAAGAAGCCTTAGAATTGTCAGATCGCGTTGTGGTGATGAGCAATGGACACATTGAACAAATCGACCAACCGGGTGCGCTTTACGCCTCACCGAACAGCCGCTTTGTGTTCGACTTCCTTGGCAACGCCAATGTTTTTGACGGCAAAATCGACAGCGGCAAATGGCACAATGGATCGGCTAATATCGCTTTACCGACCACGACCGAGCTAAAAGACGGTCAGTTATATATACGCTCCCACGAGTTTTTTGTTTCTAAAGCGCCAACAACGCAAGCCAACTTGCCACTGAGAGTGATTGCCATCAACCCGATTGGCGCCGAAGTCCGCCTCGAACTCACCCCAATCGACTGGCAAAGCAACGACGTCTGGGAAATCGACCTGCCCCACAAGGCGTTTGACAAAAACGGCTTCGAGAAAGGCCAAACCTTGTACGTCACCCCGAAAGCCGGCTATTTCTTCGCCCATGACGCACAACAAGCAGTGCAATTGAACTGGGAAGCAGAAAAAACAATCACCGCGGGAAATGTCTAATTAACCTCAACCTAAGAGCGACACTTATAGTGTCGCTCTATTGCGTTAAAGCCTCATCAGGCTTTTGATATGACAAAACGCGGCGCGGCCGAGGGCGTCTATGTTGTAGCCGCCTTCCAATACCGAGACGACTTTCCCGCCGCAATGGCGATCTGCTACGTCCATCAAAAGATCGGTAATCCAGGTAAAGTCCGACTCGCTCAATCTAAGCTGCCCCATGGGGTCTTCTTTATGAGCATCAAAGCCAGCTGAAATCATAATAAGCTGAGGTTTAAACGCATCGAGCGCTGGAAGCAGTTGCTCAGTCATCATCGTTTGAAAGGCTTCACTACCGGAACCTGCGGCCAAAGGCATGTGTAGAATATTATCGTGGGAAGCGCCGGGGTCGCTGTAGGGATAAAACGGGTGTTGATAGCTGGACGCATAAAGCACGTTAGGATCGGTCTTAAAAATGTCTTCGGTGCCGTTGCCGTGATGTACGTCAAAATCCACAATCGCCACGCGCTCCAAACCGTATTGCTCGATGGCATAACGGGTGCCAACGGCGATGTTATTAAACAAGCAGAAACCCATGGCTTTGTCGTATTCTGCATGATGACCCGGTGGGCGAATCGCACAAAACGCATTGTCCATCTCGCCTGACATGACTAAATCGACCGCTTTAATCACCGAACCTGCTGCATACAGTGCCGCGTCTAACGTGTGCGGCATCATCAAGGTTTCTGGCTCCAGTTCCACATGACCTTCTTCTGGCGCGCGGGCAAAAATAGAATCCACATAGGCTGTATCATGGGCGAGAATTAGCTGGTCACGCGTTGCTGGATCGGACTCCAATCGACGCAAAAAATCCATTAACTGCCCCATGATCAAGCGATTTTGAATCGCGCCAAGCCGCAGTGGCGATTCAGGATGATCGTCGCCCATATCATGTTTGTCACAATACGTGTGTGTGATGTAAGCCGTTGTCATTGGATGTCTCTGAATTTTTATTTTTCTATAGTTGTTATGACTGTGTCTTGTATCAAGCCACAAATGAAAAAGACAATCCATCCTACCATGGTCTACCATTCATACGGATGAAGACTATGCTACTGTCATAAGATGTACATTGAGTTTATGGAGAAGATCAGGTGAGCCAACACGCATTACAGTCTCTACTCGCCCCGACCTCTATGGTGGTGCTCACGGGCAACGACGCCCACGACCCTCTCATGTTGGCGCTGTTAAACGCCTTATCTAACACACAAAAGTCGCACCCAGAAAAGTCGTATCAAGAGTCCAGTGCAGCAAAATCTTGTCCTGTGAGTCTGGTTGGCGTTCGGCCCGCCACAGCGTTTGCTTTTCCGCTGTATTCAACGCTCAGCGAATTACCCCAAAGCCCTGATCTTGCGGTGTTGGTCGGCTCTTATGCTGCCCAAGAAAGCCAACCTTCCATGGAAGACATTATTGCCGCCTGCGGCGCGGCGGGCATTGGTTCCTTATTAATGCTGTCGTGGACAGGCGATAGCCAAGCATCACTGGTCGACTCGTTACGCAAACACAATGTGCGTTTACTGGGCCCAAACAGCTTTGGTATTTGTCGCCCGAAACAAGGCGTGTTTGCTTGGCTTGGCTTGACTCAGCCATTATCGGGGCGTTTGGCGCTGATGTCGCAATCGGGCACGGTGGCCAGTGCGCTTGTAGATTGGGCCACATGGCAAGGTATCGGCTTTTCCCAAGTGGTTTCCATGGGAACACCGGTCGATGTGATGCCGTCACAAGTCTTGGACTATTTATCCAATGATTTCGACAGTCAGGCGATCTTGATGTATTTGCAGAAAATAGGCCATCCGACACGTTTTCTTAGCAGCTTACGCGCCACAGGTCGAAGCAAACCCGTTGCGGTGGTCACCGAACACTCGGTCGGTGCTGATGAACGGGTGCTCGACGCCGCGCTCAGCCGAACCGGTGCGGTACGTGGTCGACGTTTAAATGATTTAATCGCGGCGGCTTCCGTGATGACCAATGCCCGTCGAGTCAAAGACGGCTCGCTGCTCATTATCGGCAATGGCGCAGGCCCTGGGGAGCTGGCCGCACAAAGAGCCATGGAACTGGGCATTGACCTACTCACGCCAGCAGGCGAACTACACGACAGATTAGAAGCCACCATGGCCGGTCGCGGTGGCATTGGCCCCGTCACAACCGTGTGGGCCAGTTGCGCCACGGATCTATTCATCGATCTCGCGGTCGATGCCTTGCAAAACAAGGATTGCGGCGCGGTATTACTGACGCTCAGCCCAACCGCGCTGATCGACATTGATTCCTTGTACGATCTGATCATCAAGTTGCATCGGACACAGAAAAAGCTCGTTATGGTGTGTTTGCTGGGCGGCGGTAATATGACCAATATGCGCACGCGCATTAATGAAGCCGGCATTCCAACCTTTAGAACCCCCGAAACCGCTATTGAAGGCTTTCAGTTTTTGGTGCAATTCCAACGCAACCAATTACTCGCTAAACAATCGCCTGACAGCCATGCGTTTCGTTTTAAAATTGATGTCTCAGAAGCCACCAAAACCCTTAATCAGCTTTTTGAACAAGAACGTAAACAAGAGCTAAAACAAGGTGACAAAATTCCCCAAACCGATACGTTAAGAGACGTTTTTGAACTGTTCCATATTCGCTTAATTACCCGTCGTCAGCCTGCTCATCAGTTATCCGCGCCGATCCATTTACGCGTCTTTCAAGATGCCATTTTTGGCCCTGCCATTGGTTTGTCTTTAGAAGGTGCTCAGCAACACAAACAAGCCGAAGCCGTTGCCTTGCCGCCACTCAACACGATTTTGGCGAAAGATTTAATCCAGCGCGCCTTTCCCGGCGAAGCGTCCTTTGAGCTGGAAAGTCTACTGCGCAACTTATCCACCATGGTGTGTGAATTACCCGAAATTGAAAGCCTAGAACTGGCCGATGTCAGACTCCACGACAGTGGCAGTGTGTACGCTGACGTTACCGCCAATCTGCGACTTTGCAAACATTGGCGGCGCTATGAACATCTCGCGATTCACCCTTACCCAAGACAATGGGTATCAGAAAAAGTATTGAAAAATGACGAAATCGCCACCGTTAGGCCGGTTTTACCCAGAGATTCCGGCATATTGGCGGATTTTGTCCGCAGCATGTCCCACGAAACGCGATACTTTCGCTTCATCTCCAATATCGAAGAACTCACGCCACGTATGCTCGCCAGCATGTCGCATATCGACTACGACCGAGAAATGGCGTTACTCGCGGTCATTAACCGTGACGGACAAGATTTACTCATCGGCACCGCACGCTACATAGACAACTTCGACGATCAAAGCTGCGAATTTGCCGTCGTGCTAGGCGATGCATTCCAAGGCCTAGGCTTGGCGTCTTACCTGATGCGACAACTGTTTCAAGTCGCCGCTGACAAAGGCGTTCGTGTGATGAAAGGCATTGTCCTAGCAGAGAACAAACGCATGATCGAGTTTTGCAAACATTTAGGTTTCAGCATACAAAGAGACCCAGACGATTTTAGTCAAGTGATCGCCAGTATTAAACTAACGCCAAACTTACTTGAAAAGTGTCGAGACGCTTGCTGATAAATAGTAGAGCTGAATATCACGAGGCTAGCGAAGCACCTCAATCTCAACTTCTACAACACCATCCCGAGTATTGCCGATACGTTGGAAGGCGGATTTACTCAAATCAATAATGCGACCACGAACGAATGGCCCACGATCATTGACGCGTACCACGACGTTTTTGCCATTCTCGACGTTGGTCACTTTAACTTTAGAGCCAAATGGCAAGCGCTTATGGGCGGCGGTCATGGCGTTTTGATCAAACAATTCACCGCTGGCGGTTTTACGCCCTTGGTACTTCATCGCGTAATAACTGGCTTTACCACTTTCTTCGAATC contains these protein-coding regions:
- the cysP gene encoding thiosulfate ABC transporter substrate-binding protein CysP translates to MKSKPRFLKSIIGTLLLSGAVQASAADQTILNTSYDIARELFAAYNPTFEQHWLDKTGKTIEIKQSHSGSSKQANAIMNGLSADVVTFNQVTDVQVLHDKGKMIPGDWKEQFPNASSPYYSTIAFLVRKGNPKNIQNWGDLAAQDVALVFPNPKTSGNGRYTFLAAQGYAQKTFGKNNEAQVDDFLGTFLKNVSVFDTGGRGATTTFVERGIGDVLITFESEVNNIRNQYGADNYEVVVPKTSILAEFPVAVVEKNVKKNGTEDVSREYLSYLYSEASQRLLAGFNYRVHNDVVKKEFADTFPEVDLLTVENIAGGWPQATKDIFTNGGKLDRLQRR
- the cysT gene encoding sulfate/thiosulfate ABC transporter permease CysT, whose amino-acid sequence is MATHLSAADTRPRHKRVLPGLSLSLGTSLLFISLILLLPMTGLIMQSVDMGWDRYWQVISDERVVASYKVTLWAALLASIFNGFFGLLLAWVLVRYEFPGRRILDALVDLPFALPTAVAGITLATLYAQNGWYGDILESLGLKVAYTPWGIVLAMAFTSIPFVVRTVQPVLEELSPEEEEAGMTLGASDWSVFRRVIFPALWPALMTGIALSFTRSLGEFGAVIFIAGNMPYVSEITSLMIFVSLQEFDFAAASAIASVVLMASLVLLFAINLWQARYLRRLHGRS
- the cysW gene encoding sulfate ABC transporter permease subunit CysW, whose protein sequence is MSSTKNVSSQLRVGDSPWVKWSLIGITLFLTAILLVVPLIAIFQQAFMEGAAHYFSSLIEADTLHAIGLTLLVVLLTVPINLVFGVMLAWAVTRFEFPGRKLLMTLMDIPFAVSPVVAGLLYLLLYGNNGWIGSWLYDQDIQLMFAWPGIVMVTVFVTCPFVARELIPLMQQQGREDEEAAVILGASGWQLFRRVTLPNIKWALIYGVILTNARAVGEFGAVSVVSGNIRGETNTLPLLVQAQYEDYQAAAAFASASLLAMLALLTLLLKAFIEWRLERSLKIEAEKEKQVTQ
- a CDS encoding sulfate/molybdate ABC transporter ATP-binding protein — translated: MSILIENISKKFGHFQALSPLSLDINEGEMIGLLGPSGSGKTTLLRIIAGLEGADTGRIQFGDRDVTNLHVRDRRVGFVFQNYALFRHMTVADNVAFGLEVLPRKERPSATEIKTRVMHLLEMVQLEHLANRFPSQLSGGQKQRIALARALATQPEVLLLDEPFGALDAKVRKELRRWLRGLHDELGFTSVFVTHDQEEALELSDRVVVMSNGHIEQIDQPGALYASPNSRFVFDFLGNANVFDGKIDSGKWHNGSANIALPTTTELKDGQLYIRSHEFFVSKAPTTQANLPLRVIAINPIGAEVRLELTPIDWQSNDVWEIDLPHKAFDKNGFEKGQTLYVTPKAGYFFAHDAQQAVQLNWEAEKTITAGNV
- a CDS encoding histone deacetylase family protein, translating into MTTAYITHTYCDKHDMGDDHPESPLRLGAIQNRLIMGQLMDFLRRLESDPATRDQLILAHDTAYVDSIFARAPEEGHVELEPETLMMPHTLDAALYAAGSVIKAVDLVMSGEMDNAFCAIRPPGHHAEYDKAMGFCLFNNIAVGTRYAIEQYGLERVAIVDFDVHHGNGTEDIFKTDPNVLYASSYQHPFYPYSDPGASHDNILHMPLAAGSGSEAFQTMMTEQLLPALDAFKPQLIMISAGFDAHKEDPMGQLRLSESDFTWITDLLMDVADRHCGGKVVSVLEGGYNIDALGRAAFCHIKSLMRL
- a CDS encoding bifunctional acetate--CoA ligase family protein/GNAT family N-acetyltransferase, with product MSQHALQSLLAPTSMVVLTGNDAHDPLMLALLNALSNTQKSHPEKSYQESSAAKSCPVSLVGVRPATAFAFPLYSTLSELPQSPDLAVLVGSYAAQESQPSMEDIIAACGAAGIGSLLMLSWTGDSQASLVDSLRKHNVRLLGPNSFGICRPKQGVFAWLGLTQPLSGRLALMSQSGTVASALVDWATWQGIGFSQVVSMGTPVDVMPSQVLDYLSNDFDSQAILMYLQKIGHPTRFLSSLRATGRSKPVAVVTEHSVGADERVLDAALSRTGAVRGRRLNDLIAAASVMTNARRVKDGSLLIIGNGAGPGELAAQRAMELGIDLLTPAGELHDRLEATMAGRGGIGPVTTVWASCATDLFIDLAVDALQNKDCGAVLLTLSPTALIDIDSLYDLIIKLHRTQKKLVMVCLLGGGNMTNMRTRINEAGIPTFRTPETAIEGFQFLVQFQRNQLLAKQSPDSHAFRFKIDVSEATKTLNQLFEQERKQELKQGDKIPQTDTLRDVFELFHIRLITRRQPAHQLSAPIHLRVFQDAIFGPAIGLSLEGAQQHKQAEAVALPPLNTILAKDLIQRAFPGEASFELESLLRNLSTMVCELPEIESLELADVRLHDSGSVYADVTANLRLCKHWRRYEHLAIHPYPRQWVSEKVLKNDEIATVRPVLPRDSGILADFVRSMSHETRYFRFISNIEELTPRMLASMSHIDYDREMALLAVINRDGQDLLIGTARYIDNFDDQSCEFAVVLGDAFQGLGLASYLMRQLFQVAADKGVRVMKGIVLAENKRMIEFCKHLGFSIQRDPDDFSQVIASIKLTPNLLEKCRDAC
- a CDS encoding septal ring lytic transglycosylase RlpA family protein, which encodes MRTIRILCWAILPLMLTACASGPISRSDSVGFEESGKASYYAMKYQGRKTASGELFDQNAMTAAHKRLPFGSKVKVTNVENGKNVVVRVNDRGPFVRGRIIDLSKSAFQRIGNTRDGVVEVEIEVLR